The DNA sequence AAATGCAAATAGTTTCTATTGCCTTTAGTGCACACTCCCAATCAAGAGAGTATCTACCCCATTGGAACATGATACAAAATTCCTTGGTTAGCCAAAAGACTAGCTAGCTACATGGAGATAGGTACTACGGACGATAATTTCCTTAACGATGCCTTAATTCCTTTTagctaaatattaaaagacaAGGCTGTATCAATAAAACGAAATAAAAACAATGGCAGGAATAGCAAAAGTAGCATGTTAGTAGCCATCACTCCACCAACGCAAAACACTTCAAAACTCAATTCTTCCAGCAGGGAAAATACCTTAGGTATATACACGCAATGAATTCTCTCAAAACGTTATAAACTCTCAGCATACAAAACTCAAATCGAAAAGGTTAAAAGTCAACAATTATATATATCTGAGGACCATCCGCACATTCTCCTGTTGCGCGTTGCATCCGGACCAAAGCACCACACCTTTGACGCTTTCTGctataactttttaaattataaacaACAATGCCTTCACCAGCGGACACGAGCGATTCACTAGAACCGGCATGCCGGGCAGCTCAAATCATCGAGTCGATCGAAAAGTTACGGGAGGAGATGAACATGAGTCCCGAGACGAGCAAGCTGGCCAGCAGACTGCGCAACCAGGCgagcgccgccgtcgcccgTGGGCAAGGCCACCTCGATAATGGAGACAATATCGAACTCGCTTAGAAAATTTTCCAGATGATGATCGAAAAGTCAAAGAAGCATGCGgccgagaaagaagagcgacAGAACAAGATCGCCCAGACCGAACAGGAGATAAAAATAGCGAAAAAGGCTCTGAAAGTCAACCAGGATCAACTTGAAAGGCTAGAATCTCTATATACGAGTCGCTCGAGATAGTCGGAAAAGAAATCAGGGCTAGAGTACGGCGTGGGGAGTAATCACTGAGCACTGTCTTTTGTTACTGTTTGGCCAAGAGTACtgaattatatattagaGACACATGTATCTGCGTCGCTGAAGTAGGCTCAAATGACTGGAATCTCAGTTGGAGCGGCCAAAGCTCGCTGAGGCTCATGTGCCGTCGTCACTAAATTGCAGAGGACGCTTGTTAGCGTAATATCTGATTCCTGAAATTTGAACATTGGTGACATAAGAGAACAACCTGAGTGGCGCAAATATGCCTCCAAAGTACATAATGAGGAGGGGTCAAattacatacatacatgcacctCTCATAAACACCCAAGCCCCGCACCTTGGGCAGTAACAACGTGTCGCTAATTGACCAAGCTTGCCAGCTTCAAGCCGTTGAACTGGATAAGTATTCATCGCAGAGACAGCAAGAGATAGACGCCTACAGACCCAAGATGTCGCAAACAACCGCCCTTGCGTCCGAGGGCAAGTTTGCGTATGGCAATGGCGTCTTCTTTGCGGAAGCATCTAACCGCAGTCAACACCGCCGTGCCAGCAAAGAGGAGCTGGTCGCACATTTTGCGTCTGGGAGCGACAAAGATCACACCGCGCATTGGTTCGAAGCGCAACTCATCCACCATGGGCTGCAGCCTTCCAAGGTGAAGTCTGTGGCGCGCATGCGGCTTTTTGATGCCGTTCGACAAGGGACTTTGTCCGTGCCTCTCCCCATCACAgacttggagaagaagctgaagaaggagtGGACGAAGCGCGAgagggaggagaagaagaaagcaacaAAGGGGCTTGAAGCTGTAGCTGCATCGCAGGCCGGGCCCTCGCGAAAGGCTACGACTGGGAAAAGGAAGGCGGATGTTATCGTCAACATAACAATTAACACCAATTCGCCGGGGAGTGTTGCTCCTACTACAGCCAAGAGAGCCAAAACATCTGAACCGTCGGAGAAGGGCCCTGCTCCAGCACGCCAATATGCAACAAAGCAAACCGCTCGCCGTGGCAGCAGTTCACGAGCAGCGAGCCGCCAAGAACCCGCATCACGCGCTGCACCAGCTCCTGCACCAGCTCCTGTCCCCCGAGTGAGGCAAACTGCGAGACGCAGTCGCCCATTCACTCCGCAGGGACGTATCCAGTCCTCGTATCAAGGCGGTGGATATAACGATTATGCTGACCCCTTCGACGAGCCCCCTCCACCATATGAAGATAGCTACGATGAAGACAGCCAGGAAGATAGACATCGCCCAGTCCAAAGAGCAAGTCTCGCAACCCTTGGTCTTCTGAATGGCCGCTACGATATCGATTCCCGTTCCGTCGACGAGGAGTGGCCCCAGTATGCATCAGGACTTAGTCTTGTGCTTACTCTAGCTGGCTCTAGCCTATGGGGAAGATTTGACCTAGGAATCATCGAAGGGGTGCTCTATTTTGAAGACCGGCCTCGTAAATCGTCGCTGGATGCAGTGCAATTTTCTTGGCGTGGTCGCGAGGCCGAAGGGCCCATTTCTTCCGATGACAGAAGGAACAAGGGCTGGATAAAATTCCTGGGTGGTGGTCGCATCGAAGGATGGATTGACCATTTGGATATCTACTTTGAAGGTGATCGAATGCCGGGGCAAGGAACTCGAAGCGAGGTTGAAGCGAGGAGCATGCAGTATGAGTGGAATGGATACACGGAAGACGAATATGAGCGAGAGAATGGAGGGCGCTGGGGATAATCTGATTTGTCACGCTATTCTACTACAGAGCCTGGTATCAATATTCTAATCCATGCGACTTTCGTTGCCACACGCCAACAACTTTTGTCAATTTGCTTCCATTTCCGAATTCCCAACTTCGTCCGTCGAAGTAGTCATTGCAGTCTGCTTGATCTTCTCCACGAGTAGCCTGGGAAGCTCCCTGATTTCGCTTGGTCGCCCTCCCAAAATCCTGGCACTCGATGTCAGGAATCGAAGTTCAAAAATATCCCATAGTTTCTGATCCGCCGTAGCCAACCGACCAGGCCGAGGATACCACGGATCATTGCCCCAGAAAGCGTTGCAGGCTTGTTCAATGCCGCTTTCGTCAAGCGTCAACTCCTTGCACATATCAAAGTCCATTATCCACATCGAATGCGGACCTAGTATGCCGATATTACGAGGGTGCGCATCCTGAGACGATTTCTGGTGGCATAGGCAGAAGATGTAAGGTGGACCTCGCGGCCGACCAAGCACAAACTCAACACCATTTCCATCTACCCCTGCCATCCAGTGCATGAAAGCAAGCGCATCTGCCAT is a window from the Trichoderma atroviride chromosome 5, complete sequence genome containing:
- a CDS encoding uncharacterized protein (EggNog:ENOG41) yields the protein MWHRILPKLPEGYTRCNAIVSEKIIPLPASTRRLLVQKLLPDIDEESVMNNSSNEHCLIRPYLGRRRCRNPEADTEPSTRPRAFSLRDFPLHLDQMEQLGLNPGEYAITMADALAFMHWMAGVDGNGVEFVLGRPRGPPYIFCLCHQKSSQDAHPRNIGILGPHSMWIMDFDMCKELTLDESGIEQACNAFWGNDPWYPRPGRLATADQKLWDIFELRFLTSSARILGGRPSEIRELPRLLVEKIKQTAMTTSTDEVGNSEMEAN
- a CDS encoding uncharacterized protein (EggNog:ENOG41); the encoded protein is MSQTTALASEGKFAYGNGVFFAEASNRSQHRRASKEELVAHFASGSDKDHTAHWFEAQLIHHGLQPSKVKSVARMRLFDAVRQGTLSVPLPITDLEKKLKKEWTKREREEKKKATKGLEAVAASQAGPSRKATTGKRKADVIVNITINTNSPGSVAPTTAKRAKTSEPSEKGPAPARQYATKQTARRGSSSRAASRQEPASRAAPAPAPAPVPRVRQTARRSRPFTPQGRIQSSYQGGGYNDYADPFDEPPPPYEDSYDEDSQEDRHRPVQRASLATLGLLNGRYDIDSRSVDEEWPQYASGLSLVLTLAGSSLWGRFDLGIIEGVLYFEDRPRKSSLDAVQFSWRGREAEGPISSDDRRNKGWIKFLGGGRIEGWIDHLDIYFEGDRMPGQGTRSEVEARSMQYEWNGYTEDEYERENGGRWG